The Accipiter gentilis chromosome 7, bAccGen1.1, whole genome shotgun sequence genome includes a region encoding these proteins:
- the NTRK1 gene encoding high affinity nerve growth factor receptor isoform X2 has protein sequence MPPLPAWLRLAELLLLLPLPAPGAAGPCPRPCRCPRAGTLLCRESGTVGSVARLLGTGSFTDVVIENQQTLTTLTRADMRMLRDLRSLTISRSGLQHVSADAFLDTPRLSYVNLSSNALQSLSWKTFQHLPLQQLILVGNPFNCSCGLRWLQLWQNGSRAELGNQSLGCWEGSVLVPLGSQPLHACEPPTVRIEHPEWVLRQGDSINLTCHIAAESLATGEWVVPEVGPELPIVTKLSDWEIVLEISNVSSNLNHKELTCRAENVVGPAEDSVMLNVTFPPVILLLHEAIPQHFWCIPFSVDGNPVPSIRWLFNGTALAEGPYIHTRIVEYEHNSTVLHGCLQLNRPTHVNNGNYTLLVRNPLGFATRSIQGRFMENPFSFSPEEPIPGTRNSSLEGPVETTDEHTFGVSVAVALAVFACLFLSIMLIVLNKCGRRSKFGINRSAVLAQEDDLAMSLHFMNLGSSPLSSAESKLEGLKSNFIENPQYFCDACVHHVQRRDIVLKWELGEGAFGKVFLAECYNLLPEQEKMLVAVKALKEVTESARLDFQREAELLTVLQHEHIVKFYGVCTEGEPLIMVFEYMKHGDLNRFLRSHGPDAKILDQGQGQPCGQLTLSHMLQIATQIASGMVYLASLHFVHRDLATRNCLVGHDLVVKIGDFGMSRDIYSTDYYRVGGRTMLPIRWMPPESILYRKFTTESDIWSFGVVLWEIFTYGKQPWYQLSNTEAIECITQGRELERPRTCPSEVYAIMQSCWQREPQQRRPIKEIHSRLQALVKTPPVYLDILG, from the exons CGTCATCGAGAACCAGCAGACACTGACGACCTTGACCCGGGCTGACATGAGGATGCTGCGGGACCTCAGGAGCCT caccATCTCCAGGTCGGGGCTGCAGCACGTCTCTGCCGACGCCTTCCTGGACACCCCCAGGCTGAGCTATGT GAATCTTTCCTCCAATGCACTGCAGAGCCTTTCCTGGAAGACCTTCCAGCATCTGCCCCTGCAACAGCT CATCCTGGTGGGAAATCCCTTCAACTGCTCCTGCGGCCTCCGCTGGTTGCAACTCTGGCAGAATgggagccgggccgagctggggAACCAGTCGCTGGGCTGCTGGGAGGGCAGCGTACTAGTCCCCCTGGGCAGCCAGCCCCTCCACGCCTGCG AGCCCCCGACCGTCCGCATCGAACACCCCGAGTGGGTGCTGCGTCAAGGCGACAGCATCAACCTCACCTGCCACATCGCTGCCGAGTCACTGGCCACTGGGGAATGGGTGGTCCCAGAGGTGGGACCCGAGCTGCCCATCGTCACCAAG CTCTCAGACTGGGAAATTGTCCTGGAGATCAGCAATGTCTCCTCTAACCTCAACCACAAAGAACTGACTTGCCGGGCGGAGAATGTAGTGGGGCCAGCGGAGGACAGCGTGATGCTGAATGTCACCT TCCCCCCCGTGATCCTGCTCCTGCATGAAGCCATCCCCCAACACTTCTGGTGCATCCCCTTCTCGGTGGATGGTAATCCGGTCCCCAGCATCCGCTGGCTCTTCAATGGCACGGCCCTGGCCGAGGGACCCTACATCCACACCCGCATCGTGGAGTACGAGCACAACTCCACCGTCCTCCACGGCTGCCTCCAGCTCAACCGTCCCACGCATGTCAACAACGGCAACTACACCCTCCTGGTCCGCAATCCCCTGGGCTTTGCCACCCGCAGCATCCAGGGACGTTTCATGGAAAACCCCTTCAGCTTCAGCCCTGAGGAGCCCATCCCTG GCACCAGGAACAGTTCTCTGGAGGGGCCCGTGGAAACAACGGACGAGCACACGTTCGGG GTCTCGGTGGCTGTGGCGTTGGCCGTattcgcctgcctcttcctctccaTCATGCTCATCGTGCTCAACAAGTGCGGGCGCCGGTCCAAGTTCGGCATTAACC GCTCGGCGGTGCTGGCCCAAGAGGATGACCTGGCCATGTCCCTGCACTTCATGAACCTGGGCAGCAGCCCCCTTTCCTCGGCAGAGAGCAAGCTGGAGGGGCTGAAAAGCAACTTCATTGAGAACCCCCAGTATTTCTGCGATGCCT GCGTGCATCATGTGCAGCGGCGGGACATCGTGCTGAAGTGGGAGCTGGGTGAAGGTGCCTTTGGGAAGGTTTTCTTGGCCGAGTGCTACAACCTTCTCCCAGAGCAGGAGAAGATGCTGGTGGCCGTGAAG GCGCTGAAGGAGGTGACGGAAAGCGCCCGCTTGGATTTCCAACGTGAAGCCGAGCTGCTGACAGTGCTGCAGCACGAACACATCGTCAAGTTTTACGGCGTCTGCACCGAAGGTGAACCCCTCATCATGGTCTTCGAGTACATGAAGCACGGCGACCTCAACCGCTTCCTCAG GTCTCACGGCCCCGACGCCAAGATCCTGgaccaggggcaggggcagccctgcGGGCAGCTGACGCTGAGCCACATGCTGCAGATCGCCACGCAGATCGCTTCGGGCATGGTCTATCTCGCCTCCCTCCACTTTGTCCACCGTGACCTGGCCACCCGTAACTGCCTGGTGGGCCACGACCTGGTGGTGAAGATCGGGGATTTTGGCATGTCCCGGGACATCTACAGCACTGACTATTACCGG GTGGGGGGCAGGACCATGCTGCCCATCCGCTGGATGCCCCCCGAGAGCATCCTCTACCGTAAATTCACCACTGAGAGTGATATCTGGAGCTTCGGTGTGGTGCTCTGGGAGATCTTCACCTACGGGAAGCAGCCCTGGTACCAGCTCTCCAACACCGAG GCCATTGAGTGCATCACGCAGGGAAGGGAGCTGGAACGTCCTCGCACGTGTCCCTCCGAGGTGTACGCCATcatgcagagctgctggcagcgGGAGCCCCAGCAACGCCGGCCCATCAAGGAGATCCACAGCCGCCTTCAGGCCCTCGTCAAGACCCCCCCTGTCTATCTGGACATACTAGGCTGA
- the NTRK1 gene encoding high affinity nerve growth factor receptor isoform X1 — translation MPPLPAWLRLAELLLLLPLPAPGAAGPCPRPCRCPRAGTLLCRESGTVGSVARLLGTGSFTDVVIENQQTLTTLTRADMRMLRDLRSLTISRSGLQHVSADAFLDTPRLSYVNLSSNALQSLSWKTFQHLPLQQLILVGNPFNCSCGLRWLQLWQNGSRAELGNQSLGCWEGSVLVPLGSQPLHACEPPTVRIEHPEWVLRQGDSINLTCHIAAESLATGEWVVPEVGPELPIVTKLSDWEIVLEISNVSSNLNHKELTCRAENVVGPAEDSVMLNVTFPPVILLLHEAIPQHFWCIPFSVDGNPVPSIRWLFNGTALAEGPYIHTRIVEYEHNSTVLHGCLQLNRPTHVNNGNYTLLVRNPLGFATRSIQGRFMENPFSFSPEEPIPVSLSPLGTRNSSLEGPVETTDEHTFGVSVAVALAVFACLFLSIMLIVLNKCGRRSKFGINRSAVLAQEDDLAMSLHFMNLGSSPLSSAESKLEGLKSNFIENPQYFCDACVHHVQRRDIVLKWELGEGAFGKVFLAECYNLLPEQEKMLVAVKALKEVTESARLDFQREAELLTVLQHEHIVKFYGVCTEGEPLIMVFEYMKHGDLNRFLRSHGPDAKILDQGQGQPCGQLTLSHMLQIATQIASGMVYLASLHFVHRDLATRNCLVGHDLVVKIGDFGMSRDIYSTDYYRVGGRTMLPIRWMPPESILYRKFTTESDIWSFGVVLWEIFTYGKQPWYQLSNTEAIECITQGRELERPRTCPSEVYAIMQSCWQREPQQRRPIKEIHSRLQALVKTPPVYLDILG, via the exons CGTCATCGAGAACCAGCAGACACTGACGACCTTGACCCGGGCTGACATGAGGATGCTGCGGGACCTCAGGAGCCT caccATCTCCAGGTCGGGGCTGCAGCACGTCTCTGCCGACGCCTTCCTGGACACCCCCAGGCTGAGCTATGT GAATCTTTCCTCCAATGCACTGCAGAGCCTTTCCTGGAAGACCTTCCAGCATCTGCCCCTGCAACAGCT CATCCTGGTGGGAAATCCCTTCAACTGCTCCTGCGGCCTCCGCTGGTTGCAACTCTGGCAGAATgggagccgggccgagctggggAACCAGTCGCTGGGCTGCTGGGAGGGCAGCGTACTAGTCCCCCTGGGCAGCCAGCCCCTCCACGCCTGCG AGCCCCCGACCGTCCGCATCGAACACCCCGAGTGGGTGCTGCGTCAAGGCGACAGCATCAACCTCACCTGCCACATCGCTGCCGAGTCACTGGCCACTGGGGAATGGGTGGTCCCAGAGGTGGGACCCGAGCTGCCCATCGTCACCAAG CTCTCAGACTGGGAAATTGTCCTGGAGATCAGCAATGTCTCCTCTAACCTCAACCACAAAGAACTGACTTGCCGGGCGGAGAATGTAGTGGGGCCAGCGGAGGACAGCGTGATGCTGAATGTCACCT TCCCCCCCGTGATCCTGCTCCTGCATGAAGCCATCCCCCAACACTTCTGGTGCATCCCCTTCTCGGTGGATGGTAATCCGGTCCCCAGCATCCGCTGGCTCTTCAATGGCACGGCCCTGGCCGAGGGACCCTACATCCACACCCGCATCGTGGAGTACGAGCACAACTCCACCGTCCTCCACGGCTGCCTCCAGCTCAACCGTCCCACGCATGTCAACAACGGCAACTACACCCTCCTGGTCCGCAATCCCCTGGGCTTTGCCACCCGCAGCATCCAGGGACGTTTCATGGAAAACCCCTTCAGCTTCAGCCCTGAGGAGCCCATCCCTG TGTCTCTGTCTCCGCTGG GCACCAGGAACAGTTCTCTGGAGGGGCCCGTGGAAACAACGGACGAGCACACGTTCGGG GTCTCGGTGGCTGTGGCGTTGGCCGTattcgcctgcctcttcctctccaTCATGCTCATCGTGCTCAACAAGTGCGGGCGCCGGTCCAAGTTCGGCATTAACC GCTCGGCGGTGCTGGCCCAAGAGGATGACCTGGCCATGTCCCTGCACTTCATGAACCTGGGCAGCAGCCCCCTTTCCTCGGCAGAGAGCAAGCTGGAGGGGCTGAAAAGCAACTTCATTGAGAACCCCCAGTATTTCTGCGATGCCT GCGTGCATCATGTGCAGCGGCGGGACATCGTGCTGAAGTGGGAGCTGGGTGAAGGTGCCTTTGGGAAGGTTTTCTTGGCCGAGTGCTACAACCTTCTCCCAGAGCAGGAGAAGATGCTGGTGGCCGTGAAG GCGCTGAAGGAGGTGACGGAAAGCGCCCGCTTGGATTTCCAACGTGAAGCCGAGCTGCTGACAGTGCTGCAGCACGAACACATCGTCAAGTTTTACGGCGTCTGCACCGAAGGTGAACCCCTCATCATGGTCTTCGAGTACATGAAGCACGGCGACCTCAACCGCTTCCTCAG GTCTCACGGCCCCGACGCCAAGATCCTGgaccaggggcaggggcagccctgcGGGCAGCTGACGCTGAGCCACATGCTGCAGATCGCCACGCAGATCGCTTCGGGCATGGTCTATCTCGCCTCCCTCCACTTTGTCCACCGTGACCTGGCCACCCGTAACTGCCTGGTGGGCCACGACCTGGTGGTGAAGATCGGGGATTTTGGCATGTCCCGGGACATCTACAGCACTGACTATTACCGG GTGGGGGGCAGGACCATGCTGCCCATCCGCTGGATGCCCCCCGAGAGCATCCTCTACCGTAAATTCACCACTGAGAGTGATATCTGGAGCTTCGGTGTGGTGCTCTGGGAGATCTTCACCTACGGGAAGCAGCCCTGGTACCAGCTCTCCAACACCGAG GCCATTGAGTGCATCACGCAGGGAAGGGAGCTGGAACGTCCTCGCACGTGTCCCTCCGAGGTGTACGCCATcatgcagagctgctggcagcgGGAGCCCCAGCAACGCCGGCCCATCAAGGAGATCCACAGCCGCCTTCAGGCCCTCGTCAAGACCCCCCCTGTCTATCTGGACATACTAGGCTGA